The Macadamia integrifolia cultivar HAES 741 unplaced genomic scaffold, SCU_Mint_v3 scaffold1546, whole genome shotgun sequence genome segment GTGGTGGGATCTTTTAAGAAGTTtatgccacccatcttcaccaaggtgggtaatgacccgTTGGAATCGGAttggtggatccaagagttggagaaagtatttgatattATAGAGTGCATAGAGGCACATAAGCTTCtctgtgctgggttgcaactaaGAAATGAAGCTGActcttggtggaaagcttccaagcctatactAATGGCAGCTCATCTAGAGCCTccttgggaacaattcaaggaattgttcttgtcaaattaCTATCCCAAAAGCTTTAGAGACTGTAAGGAAGCGGAATTTATGACACTAACTCAGGGAAGCAAAACTGTCCTggagtatcagcaacaatttgaaagtttgttctatttttctagTTGCCATATGAGGACGGCTAAGGAAAAAGCCCAAAAATTTCTGAAGAGGctgaagacatctattggtacaGTGTTGGAGGTGTTGGACTTAACTGAATATGCACAGATTATGCAAAaagccaaaacaatggaagataagtagAAAGGAGAGTCATCCCTTACACCGGGACTAtggaagagggcaaacccatatgctaatttgggtagcCTAAGCAAGAGTTTCCATGGATCATACTCCTATGGTCCCACCTATAGACAGTCCTACAGGCCTTCGGGTTATCCTCCCCGActagtgatgagcacatttatgtgtgaaatctagggtaataaaacatgcattttatatatttagaatgtagctaccttgggttttactctctttttgcaggttttgtattttaaaggctttaagcattatcggacgtcatatctctccaacaacaactacctagtgtaattggtgagctatgatgtgcaaaattcccttgctcaccaggaggtctcaacttcgaatctcatggttgtctttttttagagaattttgttgaagatttcctacttttcactcacttaaagcactaagggcatggaggggattttcacatcaaattaaaagcaaggaaaatcgtggaaggggttcctgcacaagaagagaagaaaaaaaaaggaaagaaaaaaaaaagggagaaataaatcttatctaaatattctctctcctccacatcatcaccaaaagattgtccaaattacacaaagtaagaagaaaaatcgtcccttggagggagaaaaagcagagaaataaattaaaaaaaaaaagaaaataagcaaaaaaaaattataagaaatttcttcatgtttatttctctcttctctttcgtccaccttagcacttttggtctcaaaagatctcactaccaattgtgggtttctcccttttaggaaagagaaatttgttaccctacctccccattccctataaatacaactcatgtaagagaatgggagacacttcattcttcttctaggtttttattttttaattgctctatctctttctctagctctagttctaggtttatgctttaaacacttgtgtaagttctttttattcaattaatgcaagcacttttgtttttgattcagtttttttatttttattgtttaagcaattgaagttgtaaatttcaagttctagttctaggcttagttctaggtgacaagaacaagctatgaagcatgtctttcaagttccattttttttttctttagatttgttttctctaccactagaaatttcagatttggtttattccaaatatggtttttagtattggtagtatctcaaatcgatcaagttttcagttcaagggttgaagttcaagtaaataggctccctcaatagtcttttctcccccctctcattccctcttctgactaccctttctttcttaatttaggattttaatttcagtcgttacattattgctatctctttcccccaaggttcatgactagtgtatgtgttggctttactcctcctagccatagaaccatcaatttattgcttttattttaattgtctcccttttcctaaagccaagtagagtaacccttgtaagagtgactctctggtcaagtagagaagttcatattatgatgcatccctcaggctaagtagagaaacctacttgtgagtcacTCTCTAgcttttctcccctttcttttactttatttttatttcagtattttttttcctttattgtttttttttttaaattgtgtgggttgtttattttcagttatttatttatttaattttaattgcgtggcttgcatcttcaaattcttagatgacgaatggttaagacgttattttagatacatatgtttaggatggtaattagaattagatcacaaccattaatcggttcacttttgcattattaaaagaagtaaaaaaataaagtggctgctctccctgtattcaacccgtagctacactgatccgtacgcttgcggttacatttaaaatctcaaacaaccaGCTAGTGGGCCGAGCACTAGATCATTCTGCctgaacactagtgtggtgcctacGGCTTTGAGACCCCCTCATCCTCCAATTGCACCAGGAATAGTAAAGAGAGCTCCTGCTCTATTTTAGGCACCACTAAACCGATGCTATAATTATCATTTGTACAGGCACTTCACCAAGGATTGTCGGTACCCAGCAGTGGTATTGCCTAATCAGCCCCCTGTACAAAGACCTACATTGACTCAAGAAAACCAACCTCAGAGAACGATGTATGCCCAAACAGCTAAGGAGGCTAAAGCAAGta includes the following:
- the LOC122064150 gene encoding uncharacterized protein LOC122064150, producing MATMQQYLNPTLQGQPLRGVTPQDPPVGTSVGVQIRGTPPEVTPQGQPRSTPPVPPYGTPQFMMPPPYSYYQAYPPYHPPSTTTAKVVGSFKKFMPPIFTKVGNDPLESDWWIQELEKVFDIIECIEAHKLLCAGLQLRNEADSWWKASKPILMAAHLEPPWEQFKELFLSNYYPKSFRDCKEAEFMTLTQGSKTVLEYQQQFESLFYFSSCHMRTAKEKAQKFLKRLKTSIGTVLEVLDLTEYAQIMQKAKTMEDK